TTACTTATGGCATGCGTAAGGCAACAGAGCGTTTAGCAGAGCACGGCGTCCGCAATGTATCAGCTTCTGATTACGATACATTGCTATCTGTAGCAGTAGCAGAAAACTATATCAAAGAAAGTGATGTAGATGCCTTATTACACTTTAGAAATAATCCAAGTGATGAAAGCTGGATGTCAAAATAATCCTTTGAAATCTGTTTTAACTAGTTTATAATCACAGGCATGGACAGAAGAAAATTAGTAACTCTTACGAATCTCTGTATGATTACAAAGAGTGATGAAATCCTTGTTATCGATAGACAAAAGAAGGATTGGCCAGGGATTACTTTCCCAGGAGGCCATGTGGAGGATGATGAATCGATTGTTGATTCTGTAATCCGTGAGGTGAAAGAAGAAACGGGTTTAGATATTCAACAGCCAAAACTCTGTGGTATAAAGGATTGGGTGAACTCCGATGGAAGTCGTTATACCGTATTTCTGTATACATGCGATACTTTTACTGGTGAAATTATCTCTTCTAGCGAAGGTAATGTTTATTGGGTGAAGCGCGAGGATTTCTTGAAATTAAAGTTATCGGTTGATATGGATGTTCTCATTCGAGTATTTGAAGATCCTGATATTACAGAGTTCTATTATCAAAAAGTAAATGAAGAATGGAATATACAATTAAAGTGATGTTCCGTTTTTTCTTTTATGATATGGACGTGATACTATAGTAGTAGAAATAAAGTTCATCTATAAGGAGGAATCATAATGTATATTGAAACAATGCAGCCGGTATTTATTATGATGGCGATTGTAGTTATAGGAATTTTTGTTTTTTCGACAGTATTCCAAAGATATCACTCTGCAGGTGAAGGCACAGACATCCGTAATTACAACGAGTATGGTGAACCAGTAAAATCACTCTATACAAGTCGATACTTATTTAGCTTTCATAAGGATATTGATGTGACGGATGAAAATGATAATGTTGTCTATCACTCTTATTCAAAGTTATTCTCTTTTACAAATGAAACAACAATTACGGATAGGGAAGATAGAGTTGTTGCAACGATTGAAAAGAAGTTATTTTCACTTCACTCAATTCACTATATTGATGTAGTTGGTGGAAAGTCGTTTGAACTTTCAAAAGAATTATTCCGTATCTTGAACATGAAATTTACAATTGACGAACTTGGTTGGACTTTACAAGGAGATTTTACGAATTTGAACTTTGTACTATATAACAATCAAGAACGTGTGATTGCGGTTGTAGGACAGAAGCTATTATCCATGCGTGATAAATATTGTATTGATCTCTATGATGTAAATGAAGAGGCGACTGTAGTTGCAATTGTTATCACGCTAGAAAATATGCTTATGGCTAGAAGAAACGCAAGTAGTTCCTCTTCATCACATTCCCATAGCAACAATACATAAGTAATAAAAATACGTGCATTGATGATTCATACACGTATTTTTTCTGTATTTTTAAAATGTAGTTTAGCAATTTCGCCAAGGCGCTCAAATCCATATCGTTCAACAAACGCTTGTGCAACGATATCTACTTTATCTCCTGAACCTTTCGGAAGAGTCATGTTATATTTTTGTTCCATTTCTTGCCAGGTCTTTAGAAAACCATAACGCGAGATGATAGAACCAACAGCGACCGATAAATACTTATCTTCAGCTTTCGTTTCAAAATGTATACCGCGTATAAGCTGTGGTTCATTTTTAAGATAACGATAATAAGAAGTCTCTGGTGTAAATTGATCAATAACTTTAAAGTTTGGAAGTTCTATTTTCTTGGCGAGATTGATATATGCTTGGTTATGCAGCTTTGCCTTAATAGCGTTTAGGTTATTTGACTCATGAACTTGATTGTATTTTTGTGGAGGTACAATCAATAAACTATGAGGAATGCGTTCCATGAGCAATGGTCCAATTTTTAACATATCCGCATCACTCATTTGTTTAGAGTCACGCACACCAAGTTTTACTAAGAAGTCCACATCATCTTTAGTAACGTAACTAGCACATACACATACAGGTCCAAAGTAATCACCAGTACCAACTTCATCGCTACCAGCTTGGGGATAATGATTTGTAGTAGTACTTTGTGTAGTCGTTGGTTCTTTCATAAATGCAGCAGCGTATACATTTGCGTCTTTTCCTTGGAATACAGTTTTGCCAGATATATAACATGTAATGACGCAATTTTCTGGCTTTAATTGCCACTTTGCATACTGAGGTGGTGTTGTTTGAAATTCACTAAAAGTATTGAACAGTTGCTCTTCTTGAATCGATTTCAGTTTTAAAGTGATTGTGTTATTCATGCATTATATTTTATCATGCTGTTGGAAGTTTGCACTGTTTTGTTTTATCATCTTTATATAGGAGGGTTTTTTCATGTTTACATTACAAGAGAATTGGGCAATCTATTTTAGTGCCTTTATCGTTATATTCTTTATTTTAAAAGCAGTACAGGGATACAATACTGGTATTTTACGTCGATTGATTGGACTTGTAGGTTCTATTATCTCATATTGGGTTGCTTGGATATTATGTGGAGTATTTGCAAAATACGTAAATGTTGTTCCTAGTAAATTTATTGGTTTAGCAGGATCGCCATTCGAAGAGATTGCGAAAACATATGTCAATCAGATTGCTTGGTTTATTTTATTGTTCTTAATCTTACGTGTTTTATTCTTCATAGTTGACCGCATTGCAAAAGGCGTACATAAGGTGCCAGGTATCCATGCTGTTAGTGTGATATTAGGCGCTGCGTTTGGTGTGTTAGAGGCTTTTGTTTGGACAGTTGTGATTACGGTATTCTTATGTACACCACTCTTTAAGAATGGAAGCTATATTGTGGAAAATTCCCTATTTAAACAAGTTAACCAAGTAACAGAGATGGTTGCTAAGGATT
This genomic window from Solobacterium moorei contains:
- a CDS encoding CvpA family protein; translated protein: MFTLQENWAIYFSAFIVIFFILKAVQGYNTGILRRLIGLVGSIISYWVAWILCGVFAKYVNVVPSKFIGLAGSPFEEIAKTYVNQIAWFILLFLILRVLFFIVDRIAKGVHKVPGIHAVSVILGAAFGVLEAFVWTVVITVFLCTPLFKNGSYIVENSLFKQVNQVTEMVAKDYLGPLFSSEGFSKIGDGTKSLTDLQRNAVENWLKDNGFVDESKQIK
- a CDS encoding LURP-one-related/scramblase family protein: MYIETMQPVFIMMAIVVIGIFVFSTVFQRYHSAGEGTDIRNYNEYGEPVKSLYTSRYLFSFHKDIDVTDENDNVVYHSYSKLFSFTNETTITDREDRVVATIEKKLFSLHSIHYIDVVGGKSFELSKELFRILNMKFTIDELGWTLQGDFTNLNFVLYNNQERVIAVVGQKLLSMRDKYCIDLYDVNEEATVVAIVITLENMLMARRNASSSSSSHSHSNNT
- a CDS encoding 8-oxo-dGTP diphosphatase; amino-acid sequence: MDRRKLVTLTNLCMITKSDEILVIDRQKKDWPGITFPGGHVEDDESIVDSVIREVKEETGLDIQQPKLCGIKDWVNSDGSRYTVFLYTCDTFTGEIISSSEGNVYWVKREDFLKLKLSVDMDVLIRVFEDPDITEFYYQKVNEEWNIQLK
- the rnhC gene encoding ribonuclease HIII; its protein translation is MNNTITLKLKSIQEEQLFNTFSEFQTTPPQYAKWQLKPENCVITCYISGKTVFQGKDANVYAAAFMKEPTTTQSTTTNHYPQAGSDEVGTGDYFGPVCVCASYVTKDDVDFLVKLGVRDSKQMSDADMLKIGPLLMERIPHSLLIVPPQKYNQVHESNNLNAIKAKLHNQAYINLAKKIELPNFKVIDQFTPETSYYRYLKNEPQLIRGIHFETKAEDKYLSVAVGSIISRYGFLKTWQEMEQKYNMTLPKGSGDKVDIVAQAFVERYGFERLGEIAKLHFKNTEKIRV